A window of Paenibacillus sp. 19GGS1-52 contains these coding sequences:
- the kdpB gene encoding potassium-transporting ATPase subunit KdpB, producing the protein MSTVQRKKLLSGPILLSAVKDSFIKLNPVTLMKNPVMFVVEIGTIIVLLMVLAPGYFNAEQSVGFNISVFFILLFTVLFANFAEALAEGRGKAQADSLKKTKQDITANKLVGTSIKTVASSELRKGDIVIVSQGELIPGDGEVIEGLASVDESAITGESAPVIKEAGGDFGSVTGGTRVVSDEIKVRITSDPGESFLDRMISLVEGAKRQKTPNEIALNTLLISLTIIFLIVVVTLRPIGSFLGVELDIPVMIALLVCLIPTTIGGLLSAIGIAGMDRVTQFNVLAMSGKAVEAAGDINTMILDKTGTITFGNRMASEFVTVGKESDLELTAWAAISSLKDETPEGRSVLELAKKLERSYDSSLGEGGTFVEFKAETRMSGIDLLDGRSVRKGAVDSVKKWVLANGGLIPDNLDSNSDAIARLGGTPLAVAVDDRIYGLIYLKDTVKPGMKERFEELRKMGIKTIMCTGDNPLTAATIAREAGVDDFIAESTPEDKIAVIRREQNEGKLVAMTGDGTNDAPALAQADVGLAMNSGTTAAKEAANMVDLDSDPSKIIEVVAIGKQLLMTRGALTTFSIANDIAKYFAIIPAMFTLAIPEMEVLNVMGLGSPSSAIISALIFNAIIIPLLIPLAMRGVPYKPMSSAKLLRRNLFIYGLGGVIVPFAGIKLIDMIVSIWI; encoded by the coding sequence ATGAGTACTGTACAAAGAAAAAAGCTGCTGAGCGGACCTATACTCCTAAGCGCTGTAAAAGATAGCTTTATCAAGCTTAATCCGGTAACTCTGATGAAGAATCCAGTCATGTTCGTGGTCGAAATCGGCACGATCATCGTTCTGCTTATGGTGCTGGCACCCGGATACTTTAACGCAGAACAATCGGTAGGCTTCAATATATCCGTATTCTTCATACTGCTGTTTACCGTATTGTTCGCCAACTTCGCTGAAGCGCTGGCAGAAGGTCGCGGTAAGGCTCAGGCAGATTCATTGAAGAAGACGAAGCAGGATATTACGGCTAACAAGCTGGTTGGAACGTCAATAAAGACGGTTGCTTCCTCCGAACTGCGCAAGGGAGATATCGTTATTGTCAGCCAAGGAGAACTAATTCCGGGTGATGGCGAGGTTATTGAAGGATTGGCTTCGGTAGATGAATCGGCCATAACCGGCGAGTCAGCCCCTGTCATTAAAGAAGCCGGTGGAGACTTTGGTTCGGTCACGGGTGGTACGCGGGTAGTCAGCGATGAGATCAAGGTGCGGATTACGAGTGATCCCGGTGAATCTTTTCTCGATCGGATGATCTCTCTTGTTGAGGGCGCGAAGCGCCAAAAGACGCCTAACGAAATTGCCTTGAATACACTCCTGATTAGTCTGACGATTATTTTCCTGATTGTTGTAGTGACATTGCGGCCCATTGGAAGCTTTCTGGGTGTGGAACTGGATATTCCAGTAATGATTGCTTTGCTAGTCTGTCTGATTCCAACAACGATCGGTGGACTGCTCTCTGCTATTGGGATTGCGGGCATGGATCGGGTCACCCAGTTTAATGTGCTGGCGATGTCCGGGAAGGCTGTTGAAGCTGCCGGAGATATTAACACCATGATCTTGGATAAGACGGGGACGATTACCTTTGGGAATCGTATGGCTAGTGAATTCGTAACCGTAGGTAAAGAATCCGATCTTGAGCTCACCGCTTGGGCAGCCATCAGCTCCCTGAAGGATGAAACTCCTGAAGGACGTTCTGTGCTTGAACTGGCCAAAAAGCTGGAACGCAGCTATGACAGCAGTCTGGGAGAAGGCGGAACATTCGTCGAATTCAAAGCAGAAACGCGGATGAGCGGTATTGATCTGCTTGACGGACGTAGCGTACGCAAAGGCGCGGTGGATTCCGTTAAGAAATGGGTGCTGGCCAATGGCGGGCTGATCCCTGACAATCTAGACAGCAATTCGGATGCGATCGCCCGGTTAGGCGGTACCCCGCTTGCAGTTGCTGTAGATGACCGAATCTATGGGCTCATTTATTTGAAGGATACCGTTAAGCCCGGCATGAAAGAGCGCTTCGAGGAACTGCGGAAGATGGGTATCAAAACGATCATGTGTACCGGCGACAACCCGCTAACTGCGGCCACTATTGCCCGCGAAGCAGGGGTTGATGATTTCATCGCGGAAAGCACACCCGAGGATAAAATCGCGGTCATCCGCCGCGAGCAGAACGAGGGCAAGCTGGTCGCCATGACCGGTGACGGTACGAATGATGCACCCGCGCTAGCGCAGGCTGATGTGGGTCTTGCGATGAATAGTGGAACAACGGCTGCCAAAGAAGCAGCCAATATGGTAGATTTGGACTCAGATCCTTCGAAGATTATAGAGGTTGTTGCGATTGGGAAGCAACTGTTGATGACGCGTGGTGCGTTAACCACCTTCAGTATCGCGAATGACATCGCAAAATATTTCGCGATCATTCCGGCGATGTTCACCCTGGCGATTCCAGAGATGGAAGTCCTGAATGTAATGGGACTCGGCTCACCAAGCTCGGCAATTATCTCGGCCCTGATCTTTAATGCAATCATCATCCCGCTGTTAATTCCGTTGGCAATGAGAGGCGTTCCTTATAAACCGATGAGCAGCGCCAAGCTGCTGAGACGTAATCTTTTTATCTACGGCTTGGGTGGAGTCATTGTTCCATTCGCCGGGATTAAGCTCATTGATATGATCGTAAGTATCTGGATTTAA
- the kdpC gene encoding potassium-transporting ATPase subunit KdpC has protein sequence MMVNSIELEEEQQSMSKGAYFLMVVRLSVVFIVLCGIIYPLATTAIAQVVMPSQANGSLLTNNAGVVVGSELIGQNFTDPALFHGRVSSIDYKAEASGSNNYGPSNPDMLQRTKDFITQWQLDNPEVPLNKLPVDLITNSGSGLDPDITPASAIVQIPRISNLTGIPASQLEDLVAKCTKGRDLGLFGEERVNVLKLNMALSEMSTK, from the coding sequence ATGATGGTGAACTCTATCGAACTGGAAGAAGAGCAGCAATCCATGTCCAAAGGTGCTTATTTCTTGATGGTGGTGCGGCTTAGTGTGGTCTTTATTGTACTCTGCGGGATCATTTATCCCTTGGCTACCACAGCGATTGCCCAAGTTGTGATGCCGTCACAGGCCAATGGCAGTCTACTCACCAATAATGCCGGAGTCGTTGTGGGCTCGGAATTGATCGGCCAGAACTTTACAGATCCGGCGCTGTTCCATGGCCGGGTATCCAGTATTGATTATAAAGCCGAAGCTTCCGGCTCCAACAACTACGGACCATCAAATCCGGATATGCTGCAGCGAACAAAGGATTTCATTACCCAGTGGCAGTTGGATAATCCCGAAGTGCCCTTGAATAAACTTCCGGTAGATCTGATTACCAATTCAGGTTCAGGACTTGATCCTGATATTACTCCAGCTTCGGCGATTGTGCAGATTCCGCGGATTAGTAACCTGACCGGTATTCCAGCTTCGCAACTGGAGGATTTAGTGGCGAAGTGTACCAAAGGCCGCGATCTTGGTTTGTTTGGTGAGGAACGTGTCAATGTGTTGAAGCTGAATATGGCTTTATCGGAAATGTCGACGAAATAG
- a CDS encoding copper amine oxidase N-terminal domain-containing protein, translating into MLIPVKAIQSFNGVKMNWNPTIKQLKLQKGDSTVLLTVGKSVALINNKSVSLDVPVTIINGRTLVPIRFVSEVLNYNVELNPSTKLITISDRANSVLTENYKSDNLAISRIAALQFPINNSGLLMLTADDEGLNSTYYFPEGKSDSYFIQTADLVYHYEIKGGQAKLMWEAKLDTTKKSAAKDINQLFGYQVDKQYGTAPQLSEKYVFFNVNLFTYMIQYGFANADGQMRVLGSQQSSSQVIQNKNFVREIDEEQPIES; encoded by the coding sequence GTGCTTATACCTGTGAAGGCCATTCAAAGCTTCAACGGGGTCAAGATGAACTGGAATCCTACGATTAAACAGCTCAAACTGCAAAAAGGGGATTCCACAGTTCTGCTTACCGTAGGTAAAAGTGTGGCGCTAATCAATAATAAATCCGTTAGCTTAGATGTACCTGTTACGATAATAAACGGAAGAACCCTTGTTCCAATCCGGTTTGTCTCGGAGGTATTGAATTACAATGTTGAATTAAATCCATCGACCAAGCTGATTACCATTTCCGACCGTGCCAATTCTGTCCTGACTGAAAATTATAAGAGTGATAACCTGGCGATATCCCGTATTGCCGCCTTACAGTTTCCTATTAATAATTCCGGTTTGCTTATGTTGACGGCAGACGATGAGGGATTGAATTCAACCTATTATTTCCCGGAAGGGAAATCGGACAGTTATTTTATTCAAACGGCTGATCTTGTTTATCATTATGAGATCAAGGGCGGTCAAGCCAAGCTGATGTGGGAAGCCAAGCTGGACACCACTAAGAAATCTGCAGCCAAAGATATCAATCAGCTGTTCGGCTATCAAGTAGATAAACAGTACGGTACAGCGCCCCAGCTGTCCGAGAAATATGTCTTTTTTAATGTGAACCTGTTTACCTATATGATTCAATATGGATTTGCCAATGCGGATGGTCAGATGCGGGTTCTGGGATCGCAGCAGAGCAGCTCTCAGGTGATCCAGAATAAGAACTTTGTTAGAGAGATTGATGAGGAACAGCCGATTGAATCGTAA
- a CDS encoding response regulator transcription factor, translated as MNKPLILVVEDDKPIRKLITTTLETQGYKYHTAETGEASILEAVSKQPDIIILDLGLPDMDGVDIIKKVRTWSNIPIIVVSARSEDRDKIEALDAGADDYLTKPFSVEELLARLRVSLRRIRYDSDKLLKDASVFTNGNLRIDYAAGCVWLDEEEIHLTPIEYKLLGLLAKNVGKVLTHNYILNEIWGSYTYDIPALRVFMATLRKKIEKTPSQPKYIQTHIGVGYRMLQVGDDSRVI; from the coding sequence ATGAATAAACCTTTGATTCTTGTCGTAGAAGACGACAAGCCTATTCGCAAACTAATTACTACAACACTGGAGACACAGGGCTACAAATATCATACGGCTGAAACTGGTGAAGCTTCGATTTTGGAGGCGGTTTCCAAGCAACCGGATATTATCATTCTGGATTTGGGACTTCCGGATATGGACGGCGTGGATATCATCAAAAAGGTGCGGACATGGTCCAATATTCCCATTATCGTGGTCAGTGCACGCAGTGAAGACCGAGACAAAATCGAAGCGCTCGATGCAGGCGCAGACGATTATCTGACCAAACCCTTCAGCGTAGAAGAACTGCTGGCAAGGCTGCGGGTTAGTTTACGGCGAATCCGCTATGACAGTGACAAACTACTGAAGGATGCATCCGTGTTTACCAACGGAAATTTGAGAATAGATTATGCGGCGGGTTGTGTGTGGCTGGATGAAGAAGAAATCCACCTGACTCCTATTGAATATAAGCTTTTAGGCCTGCTGGCAAAGAATGTAGGCAAAGTATTAACGCATAATTACATCCTGAATGAAATCTGGGGCAGTTATACCTACGACATTCCTGCCTTGCGCGTTTTCATGGCGACTCTGAGGAAAAAAATAGAAAAAACACCTTCGCAGCCAAAGTATATTCAAACCCATATCGGAGTGGGCTACCGGATGCTGCAGGTTGGCGACGACAGCAGAGTTATCTGA
- a CDS encoding phosphotransferase, with protein MKESLVKQAARIAGDFLQEQLKSSFQIIGKGITNQVCVVETEFHKVVVRMNDENMFPSFIKEKWCIEQAAAVGIPGPEVLSIGIVDETAYMIQAFIEGDNGLDSTVPKSYIWRTLGEYAKLIHSIQVKGYGENLIDPVHGEFQSPSHAGSDGSWQGYVQHNINSLTEHDRLIELGVMTHMESQKIKNLFEDLKSETFRFGLNHGDISLKNTIVNQANQVILLDWNAKVSVVPHATVAQLMHYQILGLEESPNVEEFKAFIDGYGISGKDLSDIRHYLLLRAFDNLRWAMDRSPELIEPYAAFAKQVVDIIMD; from the coding sequence ATGAAAGAGTCATTAGTTAAACAAGCAGCTCGAATTGCAGGCGATTTTCTTCAGGAACAACTAAAATCTTCCTTTCAGATCATAGGCAAAGGCATCACAAATCAGGTTTGCGTAGTTGAAACAGAGTTTCATAAAGTTGTTGTCCGTATGAACGATGAAAATATGTTTCCAAGCTTTATCAAAGAAAAATGGTGTATCGAGCAAGCAGCCGCAGTTGGCATTCCGGGACCTGAGGTATTATCCATTGGTATAGTTGATGAAACCGCATATATGATTCAAGCCTTTATTGAGGGAGACAACGGTTTAGACAGCACAGTACCCAAGTCTTATATTTGGAGAACACTGGGCGAATATGCCAAGCTTATTCATTCTATTCAGGTGAAAGGATATGGGGAAAATCTGATCGATCCAGTCCATGGTGAGTTTCAGTCACCATCACATGCTGGATCAGACGGTAGTTGGCAAGGGTATGTGCAACATAACATCAATAGTCTGACTGAGCATGATCGCCTGATTGAGCTTGGAGTAATGACTCATATGGAATCGCAGAAAATAAAAAACCTATTTGAAGATTTAAAGAGTGAAACGTTCCGTTTCGGCTTAAACCATGGAGATATCTCTTTGAAGAATACGATTGTCAATCAGGCAAACCAAGTTATATTGCTGGATTGGAATGCGAAAGTAAGCGTGGTACCCCATGCAACTGTTGCTCAATTGATGCATTACCAAATTCTAGGGTTAGAAGAAAGCCCAAATGTTGAAGAATTCAAAGCCTTTATAGACGGATATGGAATAAGTGGAAAAGATCTTTCTGACATAAGGCATTATCTACTATTAAGGGCTTTCGATAACCTCAGGTGGGCTATGGATCGGAGTCCTGAACTAATTGAACCCTATGCTGCATTCGCGAAACAAGTAGTAGACATTATTATGGATTAG
- the kdpA gene encoding potassium-transporting ATPase subunit KdpA, producing MGVLQIVVVIVILLLLVKPVGTYLYHVFSNEPNRTDRWFARTEKGIYSLIGLKKRGGMSWKKYAISFVLTNIVLVLFSYIFLRLQKGLPLNPSGIGNMEETLTFNTVISFMTNTNLQHYSGETGVSYFSQMAVMTMLMFTSAASGFSVAVAFVRGITGQKSVGNFFEDFVKAHIRIFIPLAVLITLIMVGLHVPQTLKPMLEVATLDGQTQQISIGPIASLESIKHLGTNGGGFFGANSAHPFENPSPLTNVLEILSMWMLPASLPYMYGLFAKNKRQGWMIFSAMMTLFVLFLALNYYSETQGNPAINAMGIDSSQGSMEGKEVRFGIAQSALFTTVTTAATTGSVNNMHDTQTPLGSITPLTLMMLNNVFGGKGVGLVNMLMYAILGVFLCGLMVGRTPEFLGRKIEAREMKLIAIAILIHPLIILVPTAGAFLTDLGKGSITNPGFHGMTQVLYEYTSAAANNGSGFEGLADNTSFWNITTGVVMLLGRYVSMIAMLAVAGSMIKKKPVPETIGTFRTDNGLFTGILIGTVLIIGALTFLPVIVLGPIAEYLTLR from the coding sequence ATGGGCGTCTTGCAAATAGTCGTTGTTATCGTAATTCTGTTGCTGCTGGTTAAGCCAGTCGGAACCTATTTATATCATGTGTTTTCCAACGAACCCAATCGGACGGATCGCTGGTTTGCACGCACGGAAAAAGGCATTTATAGCCTGATCGGACTAAAAAAGCGGGGCGGAATGTCCTGGAAGAAATATGCGATCAGCTTTGTATTAACTAATATTGTGCTGGTATTGTTCAGCTATATTTTCCTCCGCTTGCAGAAGGGGCTTCCGCTGAACCCAAGTGGAATCGGGAATATGGAAGAAACGCTTACGTTTAATACAGTCATCAGCTTTATGACCAATACGAACCTGCAGCATTACAGCGGTGAAACGGGCGTCTCTTATTTCTCGCAAATGGCCGTGATGACCATGTTGATGTTCACCTCTGCCGCCAGCGGATTTTCAGTCGCCGTTGCTTTTGTTAGAGGGATTACCGGACAGAAGTCGGTAGGGAATTTCTTTGAGGATTTCGTCAAAGCACATATCCGTATCTTCATCCCACTGGCTGTACTGATTACACTGATAATGGTCGGACTGCATGTGCCGCAGACGCTTAAGCCTATGCTTGAGGTAGCTACACTCGACGGACAGACTCAGCAAATTTCCATCGGTCCGATTGCATCGCTGGAATCCATTAAACATCTGGGAACGAATGGCGGCGGCTTCTTCGGAGCCAATTCGGCGCATCCCTTTGAGAATCCAAGCCCGCTAACGAACGTGCTGGAGATTCTCTCCATGTGGATGCTGCCGGCCTCCCTTCCTTATATGTATGGCTTGTTCGCCAAGAACAAACGGCAGGGTTGGATGATCTTCTCGGCCATGATGACCTTGTTCGTGCTGTTTCTGGCATTGAACTATTATAGTGAAACTCAAGGTAATCCGGCTATTAACGCCATGGGAATCGATTCCTCACAAGGCAGTATGGAAGGCAAGGAGGTACGTTTCGGCATAGCGCAGTCCGCTCTGTTTACAACAGTGACGACCGCAGCCACAACCGGTTCTGTTAACAATATGCACGATACACAAACGCCGCTTGGCAGCATTACTCCGTTGACATTGATGATGCTCAATAACGTCTTCGGTGGCAAAGGTGTCGGGCTGGTCAACATGCTGATGTATGCCATCCTGGGTGTCTTCTTATGCGGTCTGATGGTCGGTAGGACGCCGGAATTCCTCGGGCGGAAGATAGAGGCCAGGGAAATGAAGCTGATAGCTATTGCCATCCTGATTCACCCGCTTATTATATTGGTGCCAACTGCAGGGGCATTTCTAACGGACTTGGGAAAAGGATCGATCACCAATCCGGGCTTCCATGGAATGACGCAGGTATTATATGAATATACCTCTGCTGCCGCCAATAACGGCTCCGGATTTGAAGGGCTGGCGGATAATACTTCCTTCTGGAATATTACAACCGGAGTCGTCATGCTGTTAGGCCGTTATGTATCCATGATAGCGATGCTGGCAGTAGCTGGTTCGATGATTAAGAAGAAGCCGGTGCCAGAGACTATCGGTACATTCCGGACAGATAATGGCCTGTTTACCGGTATTCTGATTGGTACGGTGCTGATCATTGGTGCACTGACGTTCCTGCCGGTCATAGTGCTCGGTCCGATTGCAGAATATTTGACCTTACGGTAG
- a CDS encoding histidine kinase — protein MAPYKRKTPEEILYSIYRLHQGRLKIIIGSVSGSGKTYNMLEEGKLLKQQGIDVVISAVSTMQRVETVSQLVDLERVPSIHWWKDGKEQKDLPLEALLERNPEVLLVDGLAHRNRIDARFPTRLEDIRYLMSNGISVITTINVYELAGVGEIIFQMTGIRAEETVPLNTLEIADEVRLIDVSPETILKRIEEGVLGGETHPALSARGNLGVLRELSLRLVAEGVNDSLEKHREVQGLIGPSGATERILVSTQYHWNGSLYVRRGQQIAKRLGGDLIVVTFVMPNRPLTKEQQTFKRSIVKLVERVDAKFSEIQLTHLRQLPSVLVRFAIQNNVTRIVMGHSNKSRWQEKWQGSIANRVLRETRNIDVFLMADRAEQEGERILPIKPNPKGTKLPFHRLSSEELQQKIDKIHRGTFKVYIGAAPGVGKTYKMLQEGNLLLNKNIDVVIGLLETHGRQETKGQIGGLTIIPRAKIQYQSTQLEEMDTDAIIARHPEVVLVDELAHTNVPGSQTKKRYEDVIRLLENGISVITTVNVQHLESLNDAVAQLTGIRVRETVPDAILRMASEVELIDVTPQMLQGRMREGKIYATEKVNQALESFFKMGNLIALRELALREIADDVDERLEAWDRDTSLRGPWSRREVIFVCVDLEPRAERLIRRGFRIAHRLKAEWYVHYVHCGAIRTPEEQKRLDVLRHLAERLGGKMEITEAGSSTNVHQHLLNRMNEVQTTQLIIGQSRKPLWRTLFKASFIHYLLRHARHMDMLIVADFDPS, from the coding sequence ATGGCGCCATACAAACGAAAGACCCCGGAAGAAATCTTGTATTCCATATACCGGCTGCATCAGGGCAGGCTGAAGATCATTATCGGCTCCGTCAGCGGATCGGGAAAAACATACAATATGCTGGAGGAAGGCAAGCTTTTGAAGCAGCAAGGGATCGATGTAGTCATCAGTGCCGTATCTACCATGCAACGAGTGGAAACCGTTTCGCAGCTCGTGGATCTGGAACGTGTCCCGAGTATCCATTGGTGGAAGGATGGCAAGGAGCAAAAAGATCTTCCTTTGGAAGCTCTATTAGAACGTAATCCTGAGGTTCTGCTGGTGGATGGCCTGGCTCATCGAAATCGCATAGATGCCCGTTTTCCCACACGGCTGGAAGATATTCGTTATTTGATGAGCAACGGTATCAGCGTGATTACGACCATCAATGTTTATGAATTGGCAGGAGTGGGCGAGATCATATTTCAAATGACGGGAATTCGCGCGGAAGAAACGGTGCCTTTAAATACACTAGAAATTGCGGATGAAGTGCGCTTAATCGATGTATCACCGGAAACCATTCTGAAGCGTATCGAGGAAGGTGTACTGGGTGGTGAGACGCATCCCGCTTTGTCCGCCCGTGGAAATCTCGGTGTGCTCCGTGAATTGTCACTACGTTTGGTAGCAGAAGGAGTCAATGATTCTCTTGAAAAACATCGGGAAGTTCAGGGACTCATTGGCCCTTCGGGCGCTACTGAGCGGATACTGGTATCCACGCAGTACCACTGGAACGGTTCACTCTATGTGAGAAGAGGTCAACAAATCGCCAAGCGGCTGGGTGGTGATCTCATTGTAGTGACCTTTGTTATGCCAAATCGACCACTGACGAAGGAACAGCAAACCTTCAAACGTTCAATAGTGAAGCTTGTAGAGCGCGTGGATGCCAAATTTAGTGAGATTCAACTAACCCATCTGCGTCAGCTTCCTTCCGTATTAGTACGTTTTGCGATTCAAAATAACGTGACGCGAATCGTCATGGGCCACTCCAATAAGAGTCGTTGGCAGGAAAAGTGGCAAGGCTCCATCGCGAACCGTGTATTGCGAGAAACACGAAATATTGATGTGTTTCTGATGGCAGACCGGGCTGAGCAGGAAGGGGAGCGGATATTGCCCATCAAACCGAATCCGAAAGGGACTAAATTGCCTTTTCATCGGTTGAGTAGCGAAGAACTACAACAGAAGATTGATAAGATACACCGGGGCACCTTCAAAGTGTATATCGGGGCGGCTCCCGGAGTAGGCAAAACCTACAAAATGCTGCAGGAGGGTAATCTACTTCTGAACAAGAATATAGATGTTGTCATCGGTCTGCTGGAAACGCACGGCAGGCAGGAAACCAAAGGTCAAATCGGCGGACTAACGATTATCCCGCGGGCTAAGATTCAATATCAGTCAACTCAGCTGGAAGAAATGGACACAGATGCGATTATCGCCCGCCATCCTGAGGTCGTACTGGTTGATGAATTAGCGCATACCAACGTCCCTGGCAGTCAGACCAAAAAACGATATGAGGATGTTATCCGCTTATTGGAAAACGGTATATCGGTCATAACTACTGTGAATGTTCAACATCTGGAAAGTTTAAACGACGCGGTGGCACAGTTAACCGGTATTCGGGTTCGCGAAACCGTGCCAGATGCAATATTGCGAATGGCGAGTGAGGTAGAGCTGATCGACGTAACTCCGCAAATGCTGCAGGGGAGGATGCGGGAAGGGAAAATTTACGCAACCGAGAAAGTGAATCAGGCGCTGGAATCCTTTTTTAAGATGGGTAATCTAATTGCGCTGCGTGAGCTGGCCCTCCGCGAAATTGCGGATGATGTAGACGAACGGCTGGAGGCATGGGATCGGGATACGTCTTTAAGGGGGCCTTGGAGCAGGCGCGAGGTGATCTTCGTCTGTGTGGACTTGGAACCACGAGCAGAACGACTGATCCGCCGCGGATTCCGCATCGCACATCGTTTGAAAGCGGAATGGTATGTCCATTATGTACATTGCGGTGCGATACGAACGCCTGAGGAGCAGAAGCGGCTGGACGTGCTGCGGCATCTGGCGGAACGACTGGGTGGAAAGATGGAGATAACCGAGGCTGGAAGCAGCACCAACGTACATCAACATTTGTTAAACAGAATGAACGAAGTGCAGACGACCCAGCTTATCATCGGGCAGTCACGGAAACCGCTATGGCGTACGTTATTTAAAGCAAGTTTCATTCATTATCTACTCCGGCACGCCCGTCATATGGATATGTTAATCGTTGCGGATTTTGATCCGAGTTGA
- a CDS encoding sigma-70 family RNA polymerase sigma factor, translated as MVGNTLDEVRLTNFARMDEETFFERLYVEHRKMYAIAFSYLRTEADALEVVQEASCRAWMKRKKLKDEQVFTPWVMRITINCCMDELRRKKRVFPTEKLVEEAAQEMKSNERIDLERAMKRMKPRYRHAVILKYYQDMTTTQIAEVLNKPEGTIKTWLREGLGQLRKYL; from the coding sequence ATGGTGGGAAATACATTGGACGAGGTCAGATTGACGAATTTTGCGCGGATGGATGAAGAAACTTTTTTTGAACGCCTGTACGTCGAACATCGAAAAATGTATGCAATTGCCTTCAGTTACCTGAGAACGGAAGCCGACGCATTGGAAGTGGTGCAGGAAGCGTCCTGCCGGGCATGGATGAAGCGCAAAAAGCTGAAGGACGAGCAGGTGTTTACGCCTTGGGTGATGCGGATTACTATCAACTGTTGCATGGATGAACTGCGCCGTAAAAAACGGGTGTTTCCAACAGAGAAGCTGGTGGAGGAAGCCGCTCAGGAAATGAAGAGCAATGAACGAATCGACCTCGAACGGGCGATGAAACGGATGAAGCCGCGATATCGGCATGCTGTGATCCTGAAATATTATCAGGATATGACAACCACCCAAATAGCCGAAGTGCTGAATAAACCCGAAGGCACGATCAAAACCTGGTTGCGTGAAGGACTCGGACAGCTGCGGAAATATCTCTAA